Proteins co-encoded in one Cupriavidus taiwanensis genomic window:
- a CDS encoding LysR substrate-binding domain-containing protein, with translation MTLADADALGRELAAIEAGLSGRLRLGVIPYISRGVLDTACTFGLAQVPRVSVLVREGTTDELVSALREHELDCVIARTFFAPGADIVQQPLYREEPALVVPTAAAARLARGALDWHRLAERDWVLPPPNTPIRRTINTIFAVAGVAQPTPMVETYSIKTMATLLRRHPAATTIVPRAVANELVEARDAVALPHALSWDLPPVGVMWRRQPVEDDVVAALVACLRALPADLT, from the coding sequence TTGACCCTGGCCGATGCCGATGCGCTGGGGCGCGAACTGGCGGCGATCGAAGCGGGGCTGTCGGGCCGGCTGCGCCTCGGCGTGATTCCCTACATCAGCCGCGGCGTGCTCGATACGGCCTGCACCTTCGGCCTGGCGCAGGTCCCGCGGGTGTCGGTGCTGGTGCGCGAAGGCACCACCGACGAGCTGGTCAGCGCGCTGCGCGAGCACGAGCTGGACTGCGTCATCGCGCGCACCTTCTTTGCACCGGGCGCGGACATCGTGCAGCAGCCGCTGTATCGCGAAGAGCCGGCGCTGGTCGTCCCCACTGCGGCCGCCGCGCGGCTGGCGCGCGGTGCGCTCGACTGGCACCGGCTGGCCGAACGCGACTGGGTCCTGCCGCCGCCCAACACGCCGATCCGGCGCACCATCAATACCATCTTCGCGGTCGCGGGGGTGGCGCAGCCCACGCCGATGGTCGAGACCTATTCGATCAAGACCATGGCCACGCTGCTGCGCAGGCATCCGGCGGCGACCACCATCGTGCCCAGGGCGGTGGCGAACGAACTGGTCGAGGCCAGGGACGCAGTGGCGCTGCCGCATGCGCTGAGCTGGGACCTGCCGCCGGTAGGCGTGATGTGGCGGCGCCAGCCGGTGGAGGACGATGTGGTGGCGGCGCTGGTGGCGTGCCTGCGCGCGCTCCCGGCAGACCTCACCTAG
- a CDS encoding amylo-alpha-1,6-glucosidase: MPAESTERPNRSVAVAGAGDVAQFYIPAAASLQERRPRTLKHGDTFALFDHNGDAIGAPGSPEGLFHFDTRHLSFLRLTLEGQRPMLLSSTLRDDNAALTCDLTNPDLFDQEGALWLEHDLIHLRRSRFLWNGACYERLSVRNFDDRPRRVCIDIAFDADFADLFEVRGTQRLRRGTMHPPQVDGAAVTLSYTGLDEARRETRISFDPQPQALSGSRASFTLLLKPSCMQLLRMEIRCKSVDHEEREAQSFLGALLQSRRELRRSSGRAASITTSNELFNEVARRSISDLYMLLTNTVHGPYPYAGIPWFSTVFGRDALITALQTLWLDPEIARGVLQYLAAMQAETVDPGADAEPGKILHEMRHGEMARLGEVPFALYYGSVDATPLFVLLAGAYLRRTGDVDTVRALWPRLQAALDWISEYGDRDGDLFVEYGRQSPEGLINQGWKDSRDSVFHEDGRLAAGPIALAEVQAYTYGAWQAAAQIRAALDDSEGAARYAARAEVLRDAFDKHFYDPALGTYVLALDGSKQPCRIRASNAGHTLFTGIALPERAPSVVGTLMQSTSFCGWGIRTVAADAARFNPMSYHNGSVWPHDNALIAAGMARYGYHPEASRIFEGLFAASSYIDLRRLPELFCGFARQRSQGPTFYPVACAPQAWAAAAPLLMLQACLGLDFDTQEPAITFENPSLPPFLDEVVFRNLGVGGGSADVAVRRSGERVVVDVLERRGPVRVLTRN; the protein is encoded by the coding sequence ATGCCTGCAGAATCCACGGAACGACCCAACCGCTCGGTGGCGGTCGCCGGCGCCGGCGACGTCGCGCAGTTCTATATCCCCGCGGCGGCGTCGCTGCAGGAGCGGCGCCCGCGCACGCTCAAGCATGGCGACACCTTCGCGCTGTTCGACCATAACGGCGACGCGATCGGTGCGCCGGGCAGCCCGGAGGGGCTGTTCCATTTCGACACGCGCCACCTGTCCTTCCTGCGGCTGACGCTGGAAGGGCAGCGCCCGATGCTGCTGTCGTCGACGCTGCGCGACGACAATGCCGCGCTGACCTGCGACCTGACCAATCCGGACCTGTTCGACCAGGAGGGCGCGCTGTGGCTCGAGCACGACCTGATCCACCTGCGCCGCTCGCGCTTCCTGTGGAACGGCGCCTGCTATGAACGCCTGAGTGTGCGCAACTTCGACGACCGGCCGCGGCGCGTGTGCATCGACATCGCCTTCGACGCTGACTTTGCCGACCTGTTCGAAGTACGCGGCACGCAGCGGCTGCGGCGCGGCACCATGCACCCGCCGCAAGTCGACGGCGCCGCGGTCACGCTGAGCTATACCGGCCTGGATGAGGCGCGGCGCGAAACCCGGATCTCGTTCGATCCGCAGCCGCAGGCGCTGAGCGGCAGCCGCGCCAGCTTCACGCTGCTGCTCAAGCCGTCGTGCATGCAGCTGCTGCGCATGGAGATCCGCTGCAAGTCGGTGGACCATGAGGAGCGCGAGGCCCAGTCCTTTCTCGGCGCGCTGCTGCAGTCCCGGCGCGAACTGCGGCGCTCTTCCGGGCGCGCGGCGTCGATCACCACTTCCAACGAGCTGTTCAACGAAGTCGCGCGGCGCAGCATCTCTGACCTGTACATGCTGCTGACCAACACCGTGCACGGGCCTTACCCCTATGCCGGTATCCCGTGGTTCAGCACGGTGTTCGGCAGGGACGCGCTGATCACCGCGTTGCAGACGCTATGGCTCGATCCGGAGATCGCGCGCGGCGTGCTGCAGTACCTTGCCGCGATGCAGGCCGAGACGGTCGACCCCGGCGCCGATGCCGAGCCCGGCAAGATCCTGCACGAGATGCGCCATGGCGAAATGGCGCGCCTGGGCGAGGTGCCGTTCGCGCTTTACTACGGCAGCGTCGATGCCACGCCGCTGTTCGTGCTGCTGGCCGGCGCCTACCTGCGGCGCACCGGCGATGTCGACACTGTCCGCGCCTTGTGGCCCAGGCTGCAGGCCGCGCTCGACTGGATCAGCGAATACGGTGACCGCGACGGCGACCTGTTCGTCGAATACGGCCGGCAATCGCCGGAGGGCCTGATCAACCAGGGCTGGAAGGACAGCCGCGATTCGGTGTTCCACGAGGACGGGCGGCTCGCCGCCGGCCCGATCGCGCTGGCCGAGGTCCAGGCCTACACCTACGGCGCCTGGCAAGCCGCGGCGCAGATCCGCGCGGCGCTGGACGACAGCGAAGGCGCCGCCCGCTATGCCGCCAGGGCGGAAGTGCTGCGCGACGCCTTCGACAAGCACTTCTACGATCCGGCACTGGGCACCTATGTGCTGGCGCTGGATGGCAGCAAGCAGCCGTGCCGCATCCGCGCCTCCAACGCCGGCCATACGCTATTTACCGGCATCGCGCTGCCGGAACGCGCGCCCTCGGTGGTGGGCACGCTGATGCAGAGCACGTCGTTCTGTGGCTGGGGCATCCGCACCGTCGCCGCGGACGCGGCGCGCTTCAACCCGATGAGCTACCACAACGGCTCGGTATGGCCGCACGACAACGCCCTGATCGCGGCGGGCATGGCGCGCTACGGCTACCATCCCGAAGCCAGCCGCATTTTCGAGGGCCTGTTCGCGGCTTCGAGCTATATCGATCTGCGCCGCCTGCCCGAACTGTTTTGCGGCTTCGCGCGCCAGCGCAGCCAGGGCCCGACCTTCTATCCGGTGGCGTGCGCCCCGCAGGCCTGGGCCGCGGCCGCGCCGCTGCTGATGCTGCAGGCCTGCCTGGGGCTGGACTTCGACACGCAGGAGCCGGCGATCACGTTCGAGAACCCGTCGCTGCCACCGTTCCTGGACGAGGTGGTGTTCCGCAACCTCGGGGTCGGCGGCGGCAGCGCCGACGTGGCGGTGCGGCGCTCCGGCGAGCGCGTGGTGGTCGACGTGCTGGAGCGGCGCGGGCCGGTGCGGGTGCTGACGCGGAATTAG
- a CDS encoding glycosyltransferase family 4 protein: MKIAQIAPLAERCPPSLYGGTERIVSYLTEELVRQGHEVTLFASGDSVTGAELVPCCDMALRLDADVGDHLPYYVMMLDRVMAAATRFDVLHFHIDMLQCPLLRRLPMRAVTTLHGRLDLPELRPFYAHFPDFPLVSVSDAQRAPMPPVNWVGTVHHGIPATLLDYCARPAGDYLAFLGRISPEKRPDHAIEVAARAGLPLKMAAKVDRVDRTYWQEVIRPLVAAHPEVEYIGEIDESAKSAFLGNARALLFPIAWPEPFGLVMIEAMACGTPVIAFDCGSVPEVIEPGISGYIVHSVDEAVAAVASVATLPRAGVRAAFEARFTAQRMARDYVRIYQGLPNPGGAGEAHGEADGLALA, translated from the coding sequence ATGAAGATTGCGCAGATTGCACCACTCGCCGAGCGCTGCCCGCCCAGCCTGTATGGCGGCACCGAGCGCATCGTCTCGTACCTGACCGAAGAACTGGTGCGCCAGGGCCACGAGGTCACGCTGTTCGCCAGCGGCGACTCAGTCACCGGCGCCGAACTGGTGCCGTGCTGCGACATGGCGCTGCGCCTCGATGCGGACGTCGGCGACCATCTGCCTTACTACGTGATGATGCTGGACCGCGTGATGGCTGCCGCCACGCGCTTCGATGTCCTGCATTTCCATATCGACATGCTGCAATGCCCGCTGCTGCGACGCCTGCCGATGCGGGCGGTGACCACCTTGCACGGCCGGCTGGACCTGCCGGAGTTGCGGCCTTTCTATGCGCATTTCCCCGATTTTCCGCTGGTGTCGGTCTCGGACGCGCAGCGCGCGCCGATGCCGCCGGTGAACTGGGTGGGCACGGTGCACCATGGCATCCCGGCGACGCTGCTGGACTACTGCGCCAGGCCCGCGGGCGACTACCTGGCTTTCCTCGGCCGCATCTCGCCGGAGAAGCGTCCCGACCATGCCATCGAGGTGGCCGCGCGCGCGGGTTTGCCGCTGAAGATGGCGGCCAAGGTCGACCGGGTCGACCGCACCTACTGGCAGGAAGTGATCCGCCCGCTGGTGGCGGCGCACCCCGAGGTCGAATACATCGGTGAAATCGACGAATCCGCCAAGTCGGCCTTCCTGGGCAATGCGCGCGCGCTGCTGTTCCCGATCGCGTGGCCCGAGCCATTCGGCCTGGTGATGATCGAGGCCATGGCCTGCGGCACGCCGGTGATTGCCTTCGACTGCGGTTCGGTGCCGGAGGTGATCGAGCCGGGCATCAGCGGCTATATCGTGCACAGCGTCGACGAAGCGGTGGCCGCCGTCGCCAGCGTGGCCACGCTGCCGCGCGCCGGCGTGCGCGCCGCGTTCGAGGCGCGCTTTACCGCGCAGCGGATGGCGCGCGACTACGTGCGTATCTACCAGGGCTTGCCGAACCCGGGCGGCGCGGGCGAGGCACATGGCGAGGCCGACGGACTGGCGCTCGCGTAA
- a CDS encoding branched-chain amino acid ABC transporter permease has translation MALFLQQFLNGLTLGGVYSLVALGLTLVYGILHVPNFAHGAFYMAGAYVSYYLMTALGVNYWLAMLGAALVVAVLSMLADRLVFHPLRNAPELHDMIAAIGILLFLEAGAQALWGADFHRMPTPYGQIVEVFGLTAPLQRLLIIGAAFALMVLLHLFLTRTMTGATIMAMAQNREGAALVGIDATRVTLLVFAISGALAAIAATLYAPINLVYPSMGNLVITKAFVIIILGGMGSIPGAIVGGLIIGMAESFGGFYVSTDYKDIIAFVLLVVILSIRPQGLFAGKAA, from the coding sequence GTGGCATTGTTCCTTCAGCAGTTCCTGAACGGCCTGACGCTGGGCGGCGTGTACAGCCTGGTGGCGCTTGGCCTGACGCTGGTCTACGGCATCCTGCACGTACCCAATTTTGCGCATGGCGCCTTCTACATGGCCGGCGCCTACGTGTCGTACTACCTGATGACCGCGCTCGGCGTGAATTACTGGCTGGCGATGCTGGGCGCGGCGCTGGTGGTGGCGGTGCTGTCCATGCTGGCGGACCGGCTGGTGTTCCACCCGCTGCGCAATGCGCCCGAGTTGCACGACATGATCGCAGCCATCGGCATCCTGCTGTTCCTGGAAGCCGGCGCGCAGGCGCTGTGGGGCGCGGACTTCCACCGCATGCCCACGCCCTATGGCCAGATCGTCGAGGTGTTCGGCCTGACCGCGCCGCTGCAGCGCCTGCTGATCATCGGCGCCGCCTTTGCGCTGATGGTGCTGCTGCACCTGTTCCTGACGCGCACCATGACCGGCGCCACCATCATGGCAATGGCGCAGAACCGCGAAGGCGCGGCGCTGGTCGGCATCGACGCCACGCGCGTGACGCTGCTGGTGTTTGCCATCTCCGGCGCGCTGGCGGCGATCGCCGCCACGCTGTACGCGCCGATCAACCTGGTCTACCCCAGCATGGGCAACCTGGTGATCACCAAGGCCTTCGTCATCATCATCCTCGGCGGCATGGGCAGCATCCCCGGCGCCATCGTCGGCGGGCTGATCATCGGCATGGCCGAGAGCTTCGGCGGCTTCTACGTTTCCACCGACTACAAGGACATCATCGCCTTCGTGCTGCTGGTGGTGATCCTGTCGATCCGGCCGCAGGGCCTGTTTGCCGGCAAGGCAGCCTGA
- a CDS encoding branched-chain amino acid ABC transporter permease, which produces MKALQGKTGWMLLLALAIAFPLVTPNSYYLTVMTLAFIYAIATLGLNLITGYTGQLNLAHGGFMAIGAYTLGILTVDYQVPFWLAFVLAGVLCMVLGYVVGVVSLRLKGHYFSIFTMCVGYIIYLLIEKWESLTHGTVGLIGIPVPAAIGPLGFDSVQAQYYLVLAFLAVGVFLMHRIATSLLGRSFMAVRNSDALAEALGLNLMRTKVLSFVLSVGYAGFAGALYAGQVRFLGPDIARTDLTFDMVMSMLVGGIGTLFGPLLGAVLVPWITQSLQFMQDYRMLVFGPVLVLLIIFVPDGIAGSYLKRQARKAAAARRGKPAQPAAASNTASVPTTRAGADHA; this is translated from the coding sequence ATGAAAGCACTGCAAGGAAAGACCGGCTGGATGCTGTTGCTGGCGCTGGCCATCGCCTTCCCGCTGGTCACGCCCAACAGCTACTACCTGACCGTGATGACGCTGGCCTTCATCTATGCCATCGCCACGCTCGGGCTGAACCTGATCACCGGCTATACCGGACAGCTGAACCTGGCGCACGGCGGCTTCATGGCCATCGGCGCCTACACGCTGGGGATCCTGACCGTGGACTACCAGGTGCCGTTCTGGCTGGCCTTCGTGCTGGCCGGGGTGCTGTGCATGGTGCTGGGCTATGTGGTCGGCGTGGTGTCGCTGCGCCTGAAGGGCCATTACTTCTCGATCTTCACCATGTGCGTGGGCTACATCATCTACCTGCTGATCGAGAAGTGGGAAAGCCTGACGCACGGCACGGTGGGCCTGATCGGCATCCCGGTGCCGGCGGCGATCGGGCCGCTCGGCTTCGACAGCGTGCAGGCGCAGTACTACCTGGTGCTGGCGTTCCTGGCGGTCGGCGTGTTCCTGATGCACCGCATCGCCACCTCGCTGCTGGGCCGCAGCTTCATGGCCGTGCGCAACAGCGACGCGCTGGCCGAGGCGCTGGGCCTCAACCTGATGCGCACCAAGGTGCTGTCGTTCGTGCTGTCGGTGGGCTACGCCGGCTTCGCCGGGGCGCTGTACGCGGGACAGGTGCGCTTCCTGGGCCCGGACATCGCCCGCACCGACCTGACCTTCGACATGGTGATGTCGATGCTGGTGGGCGGCATCGGCACGCTGTTCGGGCCGCTGCTGGGCGCGGTGCTGGTGCCGTGGATCACGCAGTCGCTGCAGTTCATGCAGGACTACCGCATGCTGGTGTTCGGCCCGGTGCTGGTGCTGCTGATCATCTTCGTGCCCGATGGCATCGCCGGCTCCTACCTGAAGAGGCAGGCGCGCAAGGCCGCCGCCGCACGCCGCGGCAAGCCAGCTCAGCCCGCTGCCGCCAGCAACACCGCTTCTGTCCCGACCACCCGCGCCGGAGCCGACCATGCTTGA
- a CDS encoding ABC transporter ATP-binding protein yields the protein MLEIRNLTKKFGGLTAVHDVSVRFEQGHINAIIGPNGAGKTTFFNLVAGTHAPSSGQILFKGQDVAGLRADQIARLGVARTFQATALFDRATVLDNLIVGHRLRTRSGLGDVLFNTRRLRDEERLCRDKAEAALDFVGLSHLAHEVAADITQEARKRVAFALALATDPELLLLDEPAGGVNPEETVGLAELIRKMVRHGKTVCLIEHKMDMIMRLADKIMVLNYGEKIAEGTPAQIQQDPHVIEAYLGADHVAA from the coding sequence ATGCTTGAGATCCGCAACCTGACCAAGAAATTCGGCGGCCTGACCGCGGTGCACGATGTCTCGGTGCGCTTCGAGCAGGGCCATATCAACGCCATCATCGGTCCCAACGGCGCCGGCAAGACCACCTTCTTCAACCTGGTCGCGGGGACCCATGCGCCCTCGTCCGGCCAGATCCTGTTCAAGGGCCAGGACGTGGCCGGCCTGCGCGCCGACCAGATCGCGCGCCTGGGGGTGGCCCGCACCTTTCAGGCCACGGCGCTGTTCGACCGCGCCACGGTGCTCGACAACCTGATCGTCGGCCACCGTTTGCGCACGCGTTCGGGCCTGGGCGACGTGCTGTTCAATACCCGCCGCCTGCGCGACGAAGAGCGGCTGTGCCGCGACAAGGCCGAGGCCGCGCTCGACTTCGTCGGCCTGTCGCACCTGGCGCACGAGGTCGCCGCCGACATCACGCAGGAGGCGCGCAAGCGCGTGGCGTTCGCGCTGGCGCTGGCGACCGATCCGGAACTGCTGCTGCTCGACGAGCCCGCCGGCGGCGTCAACCCGGAAGAGACCGTCGGCCTGGCCGAGCTGATCCGCAAGATGGTGCGCCATGGCAAGACCGTCTGCCTGATCGAACACAAGATGGACATGATCATGCGCCTGGCCGACAAGATCATGGTGCTGAACTACGGCGAGAAGATCGCCGAGGGCACGCCCGCGCAAATCCAGCAGGATCCGCATGTCATCGAGGCCTACCTGGGAGCCGACCATGTTGCAGCTTGA
- a CDS encoding ABC transporter ATP-binding protein, which produces MLQLERVSLSYGSFRALDNITLHAGAGELVVLLGANGAGKSSIFLAMSAIHRISGGSMRFDGRELSGMKPSQIVQAGLVHCPEGRKLFPAMSVEKNLVLGAYVHRRDGAGIRKTLEEVYELFPILRQKKDDAAGSLSGGQQQMVALGRALMSRPRALLLDEPSLGLAPLVVKQMFEIIQRINRAGTTVLLAEQNAYAALGIAHRAYVIESGKIVMEGDRDALLKDEGIRKAYIGG; this is translated from the coding sequence ATGTTGCAGCTTGAACGCGTCTCGCTGTCGTACGGCAGCTTCCGCGCCCTCGACAACATCACCCTGCACGCCGGCGCCGGCGAGCTGGTGGTGCTGCTCGGTGCCAACGGCGCCGGCAAGAGCTCGATCTTCCTGGCGATGAGCGCGATCCACCGCATCAGCGGCGGCAGCATGCGCTTCGACGGGCGCGAGCTGTCCGGCATGAAGCCGTCGCAGATCGTGCAGGCGGGGCTGGTGCATTGCCCGGAGGGACGCAAGCTGTTCCCGGCCATGAGCGTCGAGAAGAACCTGGTGCTGGGCGCCTATGTGCACCGGCGCGACGGCGCCGGCATCCGCAAGACGCTGGAGGAGGTCTATGAACTGTTCCCGATCCTGCGGCAGAAGAAGGACGATGCGGCCGGCTCGCTGTCCGGGGGCCAGCAGCAGATGGTGGCGCTGGGGCGCGCACTGATGAGCCGCCCGCGCGCGCTGCTGCTCGACGAACCATCGCTGGGCCTGGCGCCGCTGGTGGTCAAGCAGATGTTCGAGATCATCCAGCGCATCAACCGCGCGGGCACCACGGTGCTGCTGGCGGAGCAGAACGCGTACGCGGCGCTGGGCATCGCGCATCGCGCCTATGTGATCGAGAGCGGCAAGATCGTGATGGAGGGAGACCGCGATGCGTTGCTGAAGGATGAGGGGATTCGCAAGGCGTATATCGGAGGATAA
- a CDS encoding ABC transporter substrate-binding protein: MQSKFMRRIFPLAATAVAAMLASGAALAQEVVKIGYTGPLSGGAALYGKNVLSGVQMAVDEINAAGLEVKGKKVKLEVVALDDKYSPAEAAINGRRLVQQHKTPAVFVPHSGGIFALQAFNEQEKFLVMAYSSVPRITDAGNKLTIRIPPAYTGYIEPFIKAQMKRYGKNVALAPADHDYAKAWVQAFLPAWEAAGGKVVANNPMSYTKATDFYSGVSRAISEKPDVMFVGGPSEPTALVVKQARELGFKGGFIVMDQAKMDEMARVTNGLGMLEGSIGVLPLVNDSRPAAQSFNARYKKLHDGRDATTEMSLNYTMVYALAGAMKLAGTTSDAAAIRAKMPDAVKGLAKEVNPNEVDGIDAKGGSMADTVVGWVQNGKISQVRLSELAK, encoded by the coding sequence ATGCAAAGCAAATTCATGCGCCGTATCTTCCCGCTGGCCGCCACCGCCGTGGCCGCGATGCTGGCCTCGGGCGCCGCGCTGGCGCAGGAAGTGGTCAAGATCGGCTATACCGGTCCGTTGTCCGGGGGCGCCGCGCTCTATGGCAAGAACGTGCTGTCGGGCGTGCAGATGGCGGTGGACGAGATCAATGCCGCCGGCCTGGAGGTCAAGGGCAAGAAGGTCAAGCTGGAGGTGGTGGCGCTGGACGACAAGTACTCGCCCGCCGAGGCCGCCATCAACGGGCGCCGCCTGGTGCAGCAGCACAAGACCCCGGCGGTGTTCGTGCCGCACTCGGGCGGCATCTTCGCGCTGCAGGCCTTCAACGAGCAGGAGAAATTCCTGGTGATGGCCTACTCCAGCGTGCCGCGCATCACCGATGCCGGCAACAAGCTGACCATCCGCATCCCGCCGGCCTATACCGGCTATATCGAGCCGTTCATCAAGGCGCAGATGAAGCGCTATGGCAAGAACGTGGCGCTGGCCCCGGCCGACCACGACTACGCCAAGGCCTGGGTGCAGGCCTTCCTGCCGGCATGGGAAGCCGCCGGCGGCAAGGTGGTGGCGAACAACCCGATGTCGTACACCAAGGCCACCGACTTCTACAGCGGCGTGTCGCGCGCCATCAGCGAGAAGCCGGACGTGATGTTCGTGGGCGGGCCGTCGGAGCCGACCGCGCTGGTGGTCAAGCAGGCGCGCGAACTGGGCTTCAAGGGCGGCTTTATCGTGATGGACCAGGCCAAGATGGATGAGATGGCCCGCGTCACCAACGGCCTGGGCATGCTGGAGGGCTCGATCGGCGTGCTGCCGCTGGTCAACGACAGCCGCCCCGCCGCGCAGAGCTTCAACGCCCGCTACAAGAAGCTGCACGACGGGCGCGACGCCACCACCGAGATGTCGCTGAACTACACCATGGTGTATGCGCTGGCCGGGGCGATGAAGCTGGCCGGCACCACCAGCGACGCCGCGGCGATCCGCGCGAAGATGCCGGATGCGGTCAAGGGCCTGGCCAAGGAGGTCAATCCCAACGAAGTCGATGGCATCGACGCCAAGGGCGGCTCGATGGCCGACACCGTGGTCGGCTGGGTGCAGAACGGCAAGATTTCTCAGGTCCGCTTGTCGGAACTGGCGAAGTAA